From one Phocaeicola salanitronis DSM 18170 genomic stretch:
- a CDS encoding HU family DNA-binding protein: MDALYDFLPVPSANAEDTTPRLYPKIVSKGTVTFEKLTEQIANHSGLTKGTILAVMDEIEYWTAQYLSDGYRVQIGNIGTASVSLKANTEVYDPSDVHAQSIRFSKVRLTASKKFTKQCQGNVLRAPSGKKILRNPKVHSEEERLQLLQSYLESHAYITLKAYGELAGLPKTTAWRDLNKWTEAHLIGIEGRAPHRVYVKLP, translated from the coding sequence ATGGATGCTCTTTATGATTTCTTGCCTGTGCCTTCTGCCAATGCGGAAGACACCACACCACGCCTTTACCCTAAAATCGTGTCGAAAGGGACGGTTACGTTCGAGAAGCTGACCGAACAAATCGCCAACCATTCGGGACTGACCAAGGGGACCATCCTTGCCGTGATGGATGAAATAGAATATTGGACCGCACAATACTTGTCGGACGGATACCGGGTGCAGATAGGGAACATCGGCACGGCTTCGGTCTCGCTCAAAGCCAATACGGAGGTGTACGACCCCTCGGACGTGCATGCCCAGTCTATCCGGTTCAGTAAAGTAAGGCTCACGGCTTCGAAGAAATTCACCAAGCAATGCCAGGGGAACGTGCTCCGCGCGCCTTCCGGAAAGAAAATCTTACGGAATCCCAAGGTGCATTCGGAAGAAGAAAGGCTGCAGCTCCTCCAGTCGTATCTGGAAAGCCACGCCTATATCACCCTGAAAGCATACGGCGAACTGGCAGGACTGCCCAAGACCACCGCCTGGCGCGACCTGAACAAGTGGACGGAAGCACACCTTATCGGCATCGAAGGACGCGCGCCGCACCGGGTGTATGTGAAGCTTCCGTAA
- a CDS encoding glutamine--tRNA ligase/YqeY domain fusion protein translates to MTEMNATESSEKKSLNFIEQIVEKDLKEGKNGGRVQTRFPPEPNGYLHIGHAKAICMDFGIAKKYGGVCNLRFDDTNPTKEDVEYVESIKEDIQWLGFQWGNEYYASDYFQQLWDFAIRLIKEGKAYVDEQTSEEIAAQKGTPTQPGTESPYRNRPVEESLDLFQKMNAGEIEEGKMVLRAKIDMASPNMHFRDPIIYRVVKTPHHRTGDTWKAYPMYDFAHGQSDYFEGVTHSLCTLEFVPHRPLYDLFVDWVKEGKDLDDNRPRQYEFNKLNLSYILLSKRNLLILVKEGLVNGWDDPRMPTLCGFRRRGYSPESIHKFVDKIGYTTYDALNDFALLESAVREDLNARATRVSAVLNPVKLILTNYPEGQVEEMEAVNNPEDPNSPVHTIEFSRELWIEREDFMENAPKKYFRMTPGQEVRLKNAYIVKCTGCKKDEDGNVIEVYAEYDPHTKSGMPEANRKVKGTLHWVSCNHCLKAEVRLYDRLWKVENPRDAMAAIREEKNCSALEAMKEMINPDSLKVLDECYVEKYLADAKPLDYLQFQRIGYFTPDKDSTAEHLIFNRTVSLKDTWSKISQK, encoded by the coding sequence ATGACTGAAATGAATGCAACGGAAAGTTCAGAAAAGAAAAGCCTGAACTTCATCGAACAAATTGTGGAGAAAGACTTGAAAGAAGGCAAGAACGGGGGAAGAGTACAGACCCGGTTCCCGCCCGAACCGAACGGATACTTACACATCGGACATGCCAAAGCCATCTGCATGGACTTCGGCATCGCCAAGAAATACGGAGGCGTATGCAACCTGCGCTTCGATGATACCAACCCCACGAAGGAAGACGTGGAATACGTAGAATCTATCAAGGAAGACATCCAGTGGCTGGGATTCCAATGGGGAAATGAATATTATGCGTCCGATTACTTCCAGCAATTGTGGGACTTCGCCATCCGCCTCATCAAGGAAGGGAAAGCGTATGTGGACGAACAGACCTCGGAAGAGATAGCGGCACAAAAGGGTACGCCGACCCAGCCGGGAACGGAAAGCCCGTACCGCAACCGCCCCGTGGAAGAAAGCCTCGACCTGTTCCAGAAGATGAACGCCGGCGAGATAGAGGAAGGCAAGATGGTGCTCCGTGCCAAGATTGACATGGCAAGCCCGAACATGCACTTCCGCGACCCGATTATCTACCGTGTGGTGAAGACCCCGCACCACCGCACAGGTGATACATGGAAGGCATACCCGATGTATGACTTCGCCCACGGGCAAAGCGATTATTTCGAAGGGGTGACCCACTCGCTCTGCACGCTGGAGTTTGTGCCCCACCGCCCCTTGTACGACTTGTTTGTAGACTGGGTGAAAGAAGGCAAGGACCTGGACGACAACCGCCCGCGCCAGTACGAGTTCAACAAGCTGAACCTGAGTTACATCCTGCTGAGCAAGCGCAACCTCTTGATTCTGGTGAAAGAAGGGCTGGTAAACGGATGGGACGACCCCCGTATGCCGACCTTGTGCGGATTCCGCCGGAGAGGATATTCGCCCGAATCCATCCATAAGTTTGTGGACAAAATCGGATATACCACCTACGACGCGCTGAACGATTTCGCCCTGCTGGAAAGCGCGGTACGTGAAGACCTCAACGCCCGTGCCACCCGTGTGTCGGCGGTGCTGAATCCGGTAAAGCTCATCCTGACCAACTATCCCGAAGGGCAGGTAGAGGAAATGGAGGCCGTCAACAATCCTGAAGACCCGAATTCGCCCGTTCATACCATCGAGTTCAGCCGTGAACTCTGGATAGAGCGCGAAGACTTTATGGAGAACGCGCCGAAGAAATACTTCCGCATGACGCCGGGACAGGAAGTGCGCCTGAAGAACGCGTACATCGTGAAATGTACCGGATGCAAGAAAGACGAAGACGGAAATGTCATCGAGGTATATGCCGAATACGACCCGCACACCAAGAGCGGCATGCCCGAAGCCAACCGCAAGGTGAAAGGCACCCTGCACTGGGTGAGCTGCAACCATTGCCTGAAAGCGGAAGTGCGCCTGTACGACCGCTTATGGAAGGTGGAGAACCCGCGCGACGCTATGGCGGCTATCCGCGAAGAAAAGAACTGCTCGGCACTGGAAGCCATGAAAGAGATGATCAATCCCGACTCGCTGAAGGTGTTGGACGAATGCTACGTGGAGAAGTATCTTGCCGATGCCAAACCGCTCGATTACCTCCAGTTCCAGCGCATCGGATATTTCACGCCGGACAAGGACTCTACGGCTGAGCATCTTATCTTCAACCGTACCGTATCATTGAAAGATACGTGGAGCAAAATCAGTCAGAAATAA
- a CDS encoding tetratricopeptide repeat protein, with product MQEDPASVFSQPEFKASLAKYEQMIQDGIHVYFEAEELTLIAEYYANAGDMKSSEEAIDYAISLHPENLDVQIYKCHTLFSHKKIQEAQQLLYSLPDQNDYEVRLLYTELALIQGDAEKAKCLFEQCYEENPYIETLFDIGQLYLDYRMKNEAYPWILKAFKQEPENPEAIELMASFQYMSENWPEAEKLYNRLLDEFPYNTDTWLNLSKCHYQQGQIEQAIEALDFALAIDDTSLFARELKAHCYLDLGESEKALQCLGYIESHTKDKPYIWDILTRVHFELGNYEEVLEYSDKLLAQGDLPKESDKTGDIYFLRIMAYMFTGGVVDATMTLRDWFRIDTEDYRAYILEGELLMQLEKYEDARDFFTHAIKICPDPKAAFTYIATVFFRNSFFQEALDIYQELEAYNPSDTEHFSYSMAYCHFRLNHKEEMLMYLVRGSVYTPEVMKGQGPDFDLGYDEIFFRLGADILHKIEQGEIDPTPFLNKKA from the coding sequence ATGCAAGAAGATCCAGCTTCTGTTTTCAGCCAACCCGAATTTAAAGCATCCCTCGCCAAATATGAACAAATGATTCAAGACGGCATTCATGTCTACTTCGAAGCAGAAGAACTTACCTTGATAGCCGAATACTATGCCAATGCCGGAGACATGAAAAGTTCGGAAGAAGCCATTGATTACGCGATAAGCCTCCATCCGGAAAACCTTGACGTGCAAATTTACAAATGCCATACCTTGTTCAGCCACAAGAAAATACAGGAAGCCCAACAATTGCTTTATTCCTTGCCGGACCAGAACGATTATGAGGTCCGGCTGCTATACACCGAACTGGCATTGATACAAGGCGATGCGGAAAAAGCAAAATGCCTGTTCGAACAATGCTACGAAGAGAATCCATACATCGAAACATTGTTCGACATCGGCCAGCTGTACCTGGACTACCGGATGAAGAACGAGGCTTATCCATGGATATTGAAAGCGTTTAAGCAAGAGCCCGAAAATCCCGAAGCCATCGAACTGATGGCTTCCTTCCAGTATATGTCCGAAAACTGGCCTGAAGCGGAAAAGTTATACAACCGCTTGCTGGACGAATTCCCTTACAATACAGACACATGGCTGAACTTATCCAAATGCCATTACCAGCAGGGACAGATAGAACAAGCCATCGAAGCGCTTGATTTCGCTCTTGCCATTGACGACACCAGCCTGTTCGCCCGGGAACTGAAAGCGCATTGCTACCTGGATCTGGGAGAAAGCGAAAAAGCCTTGCAGTGCCTCGGCTATATCGAGTCGCATACGAAAGACAAGCCCTATATCTGGGATATCCTGACACGCGTCCATTTCGAGTTAGGAAACTATGAAGAAGTATTGGAGTATAGCGATAAACTGCTTGCCCAAGGTGACCTGCCCAAAGAAAGCGACAAGACAGGCGACATCTACTTTCTCCGCATAATGGCATATATGTTCACCGGCGGGGTAGTCGATGCCACCATGACCCTTCGCGATTGGTTTCGCATCGACACGGAGGATTACCGGGCTTACATTCTGGAAGGGGAACTGCTGATGCAGCTCGAAAAGTACGAGGATGCGAGAGACTTCTTTACGCATGCCATCAAGATTTGTCCCGACCCCAAAGCGGCGTTTACCTACATCGCCACAGTCTTTTTCCGGAATTCTTTTTTCCAGGAAGCCTTGGATATCTATCAGGAACTGGAAGCATACAATCCCTCCGATACAGAACACTTCAGCTATTCCATGGCTTATTGCCATTTCCGCTTAAACCACAAGGAAGAGATGCTCATGTATCTGGTGCGCGGAAGTGTCTATACCCCTGAAGTCATGAAAGGCCAAGGCCCGGATTTCGACTTGGGTTATGACGAGATATTCTTCCGCCTGGGGGCAGATATTCTTCATAAAATAGAACAAGGCGAAATAGACCCTACGCCTTTTTTGAACAAAAAAGCATAA
- the hisG gene encoding ATP phosphoribosyltransferase, with the protein MLRIAVQSKGRLFDDTMALLNEADIKISTSKRTLLTQASNFPVEVLFLRDDDIPQTIASGVADIGIVGENEFAERNEKADLIYRLGFSKCRLSLAIHKEEPYEGLSWFEGKKIATSYPGILRSFLDKNNIRADIHVITGSVEIAPGIGLADAIFDIVSSGSTLISNNLKEVETVMKSEAVLIGYPGLSEEKKEILSQLLFRIEAVKAAEEKKYVLMNAPTDKVQEIIEVLPGIKSPTIMPLATEGWSSVHTVLDQKCFWEIIGKLKALGAQGILVLPIEKMIL; encoded by the coding sequence ATGTTAAGAATTGCCGTACAATCGAAGGGCCGCCTGTTTGATGACACCATGGCTCTGTTAAACGAAGCAGACATTAAAATCTCTACTTCCAAACGCACCTTGCTTACCCAAGCAAGCAACTTCCCGGTAGAAGTGCTCTTTCTCCGCGACGATGATATCCCTCAAACCATAGCCAGCGGAGTGGCGGATATCGGCATCGTAGGCGAAAACGAATTTGCGGAACGAAACGAGAAAGCCGACCTCATTTACCGCCTCGGATTCAGCAAATGCCGCCTCTCGTTAGCCATACATAAGGAAGAACCTTACGAAGGGCTTTCATGGTTCGAAGGCAAGAAGATAGCCACTTCTTATCCGGGCATCCTCCGGAGCTTTCTGGATAAAAACAACATCCGGGCGGATATACACGTCATTACGGGGTCGGTAGAGATTGCACCGGGAATCGGGCTTGCCGATGCCATCTTCGACATCGTAAGCTCCGGCTCTACCCTTATCAGCAATAACCTGAAAGAAGTGGAAACGGTGATGAAAAGCGAAGCCGTACTCATCGGTTATCCCGGGCTTTCGGAAGAGAAGAAAGAAATTCTCAGCCAGCTCTTGTTCCGCATCGAAGCCGTAAAAGCCGCCGAAGAGAAGAAATACGTATTGATGAACGCACCTACCGACAAGGTGCAGGAAATCATCGAAGTGCTTCCGGGCATCAAGAGCCCTACCATCATGCCCCTTGCCACCGAAGGCTGGAGCAGCGTACACACGGTGCTCGACCAGAAATGTTTTTGGGAAATCATCGGCAAGCTGAAAGCGCTCGGCGCACAAGGCATCCTGGTATTGCCCATCGAGAAAATGATTTTGTAA